In Lathyrus oleraceus cultivar Zhongwan6 chromosome 2, CAAS_Psat_ZW6_1.0, whole genome shotgun sequence, the DNA window ATAGTTGGTGGTGGAAGTGAAGATGAAATTGAGATTTTGAGAAAATTTGCAAGGTGTATCGGTTTGTTGTTTCAGGTTGTTGATGATATTCTTGATGTTACAAAATCTTCTGAGGAATTGGGGAAAACTGCAGGGAAAGATTTGGTTGCTGATAAAGTTACATATCCTAAGCTTTTGGGATTGGAAAAATCGAAAGAGTTTGCTGAAAAATTGGTTAAGGATGCACATGATTGTCTTGTTGGTTTTGATTTTGAAAAGAGTGCTCCATTGTTTGCTTTAACTAATTACATTGCTTATAGGCAAAATTAGAATAATAGATTTTTAGGTTTACTAGAGTAATCATCGGAATATTACGATTTAAAAGTTAAAGAAAATGAAATGTCGCGAATTTGAATCTGAATCTCTATAATTGAATATCTTTATGCGATTCAAATTACGTAATTGAACATCAAATAAATTTGTTTTAGTGACATTGCTGATCTTATTTTTTTAAAGATGAATTGTAATTTAAGTTGAATTTGCAATAAATCaaatatttgtgttgttgttaTATGTTTATGTGTTTTTCAACTTTTGTAATAAAGTTTTCCTAAAATATGAAGAATCACAAAAGGAATAGAAGAATGTGTTTCAACTTTTCTATTAGTATGCATCATCCGGTCAAGACAAAATTTTAtatgtattattttattaaataatcTTTATTAATTGTTTGAATATCTCAATTTTTAGACTATGCAAGGTCGGAAAGAAACGTCAATATTATTGAAAATTTACAGGAAAATATGTATTAGTTTGATTTACAATAAAATTTCGTATTAGTGTGAAATTACTTGATGAGGTATCCAATTAAACATTAAGGCCATGTTTGGATCCCTTTCTAAAAACagtttttttgtttttaaaaattaaaaaattaaaaatatatttggcaaactatttttaaattataattttcaaaaactgttttgtgtttttaacttttaaaaactaaaaaaagTAAAAGAGCTGaaatatgtttttaattttttaattttggtTTTTTAAATTATAATTCAAATATTAAAACACAAATGGAATTGAAAACAATCTATTTTATCCTATTCTTCTCTCTCTTAGACAAAACCCACACAATCTTCTCTCACACACACCAAAGAAAATGCAACAACGAAAAAGTGGATCTTCGATTTTTCACTCAGCACTGATTCATAGTTTATGATCTTCAATTTCTTCTCTATAATTTGTGATTCGAATTTTTTAGGTTGGTATTTTCACTTTTCCTTTGGTATTTTCTTCATCTTGAACTATTGTCAATAGATTTCACAGTATGTAAGATTCAAGTTTAGATCTAGTAGAAATTATATGAATATTTTTGTTTAAAGTTTTGTTGGATGAACCCAATTTGATATGAATTAGTTTTGCATAATCTATCCATTTGTGGAACTGAATTTAGAATTTTAGATCTAGTAAAGTTTACATGCTAAAATGAtaataaaatcattttttttattagTTGTAAGGAAATTATATTTTAGGATGTTGTTTTACAGTAGAATAAAACAATTATGTTCAATGCTACTATCATTCTACTATCATAGCAATTCTTGGTTGTAAGGAAATTTTTGTATTAATTAGTTCTAAACAGGTTTGAGATTTTGAAAAAGCATGAAGAATAATAGTTATCGTCCGTATTTTGCTGCGCCAGACTCCTCCTCGACCAGGCCTGCCTCTTCCTCGATTGCACCTACTTCTATTGTGGCACCTGCCATTGCTGCACAGGTAACAAACTCTTTGTTTCTATGCCATGATAATCTTGTATGTTCTTCAAATTTTTGAATAATTCATTTGTTGAGAAATAGTTTTCATTGGACTTGAGGCAATAAAATATGTTTATGTTTTTTATTCTTGTGAATGACTATGTGTGATTTTATTTTAGATTTCCTAAGTTGCTTATTTTTATGATAGATGGCAACTAATGTTGACATTAGTGACTCAAAGCTTTGGCCTGATTTTGTAACTAAAGCTTTCATTGACATTATGGTTGATGAAGTTACAAAAGGAAATATGCCAAATGGTGTATTTCATAATAGAACATGGACCTCAATGACTACTAAGTTGAGTTCCATAACTAATCGATCATTTAAAGCCGGACAACTAAAGGCAAAAATGCATAGGTTGCGGGCCATGTATCGTGAGTTCTATTCACTCTTGCAAAATACCGGATTTGGGTGGAACGCAGAAACAAACACAGTTACTGCAAGTGAAGAGGTCTGGAGAAATTATCTTAAGGTATGTTGCTTATAATTTTACTCTAGTGATTTTCATAATATATATATCTTACATACGGCATGATGCATTATATTACTCTTTCTCTTTTGTCTGTATGTTTGCACTTTCTGTATTATTTTATTGTTTGATTTTAAAGCCTTTACTTATACTGAACCCTCATAAGGAGGCAAGGCATGAATTTGCGGCAAGGGACAAAAAACATGAGATACAGTTAGAATTAATACAAACGGATGCAGGGGAGTGGGCATATTAGAAATTGAAAGTTATTCTTAGGAGATTCTAGGCTTCTCAAACTTCCTAGCCTATCATTTATTATGTAATAGAACATTAGATATATCCATTTGCAGTCAACTATGGATAGATTACTGCACCACTATATCATATTCTACCCTTACCAAGACATGCTCTGATCATTTCCCAATAAAGATTAACTTCAAGTGTTAGGAGGTTACTTTCAAGTCTAGCTTCAGATTCATGCAAATGTGGATGCAACACCCTGACTGTGAGAACATTATTAAATCCATATGGGATACCATTATTATTCACTGTCCAATTTTAATAATTTGTAGAAAGTTACAACTGCTGAAAAATAAGCTTAAAGATTTTTTAATTGGTTCACAAACTGTGGCAATTCTTGAACAAGTTCAGGAATTGATGTACTTTGTATTGTTCCATGACCAAGTTGTCCATTATCACCATGACCAAATGTCCAACACACACTTTCTAATTCTAATGTGTCATTAGGCCTTTTTTTTATGAGTTAACAAGGCAGTGTGAAAAGCACCACATGCT includes these proteins:
- the LOC127123681 gene encoding L10-interacting MYB domain-containing protein, encoding MATNVDISDSKLWPDFVTKAFIDIMVDEVTKGNMPNGVFHNRTWTSMTTKLSSITNRSFKAGQLKAKMHRLRAMYREFYSLLQNTGFGWNAETNTVTASEEVWRNYLKVHDKASQFQKKGCDHYKLLEIIFNKNNTTGLLHHSSTQDPPNTNEENELDNQYLNNGSASHVRVNGDSSDDDLHEVE